CTCGGCGGAGCATTCTCTCTCGACGCTTCAAAGCCATCATCTCCTTGCGATGTTTCTTCTTAGCACCTGAAAACATAAGCTAGGAGTATATACAGTGGAGTTGAAGGCACATGGTCAATACACAAAAAGAAGTGAACAgagaaaataataacaaaagcatGGAGTGAAAATTCCAGAGGAACGTTATCCTCTTGCAACCCAAGAGAGTAATAAGATATAAGTACTTTAAATTAATGGCTAAGCATAAGCAAGTTTACATGTGGACAAAGCATATTGTCTCAAGTTGGTGATGGGGCAGACATCTTTACCTGGAATCCTCCCGAAATGTTTACTCTTCTGAGACTCAAACGGCCAAGACTGAGGAAATTTGGCAGCATGTTTCTTTTTCCCTGAAACTGTTCTCGGATCCTTTACAAACATAAGGCCTTCCAAATCAGATCCCCGGACATGCTTGGAAGGAGTAGATTTCTGACCTCCTCGGTACTTCCTCTCTGTTTGAGGCTTCTTCTTCATTCCGTACTCCCTAGAAGCTTCCTGAAGATCAATCCCACCCAATTTTTCTACGGTTTCATCAAAGCTATCATCAGAACCGCTACTAGGAACTTGTCCAACCAACTGTTTAACATCAATAACATTGCTCATGCCACCAGTGCTTTCGTAATAATCTGCGGCAACCTCTTCGTCAACATCTGAATCACTATTGGATGAGCCATCACTTTCAGATGATTGGTCAGATTCTTCTGATTCTGAAGAGCAAGAACTTCCATCCTCAGATGAAATGTCTTCATCATCACCATTGCTTTCCTCATCAGATAAATCATGAGTATATAGCCTAAGCCCCCCAATAGACAAAAATCCCTCATTTTCCACAGGAGATGATGTCTCAGCTGGCAGGTCGTTGTCCATCTCGACATCAGCACCACCAGGGAAGTCGCCATCAGCATCCATATCCTCCTCAAAGGATGAAGACTCAAAAGAAGGATTTTCCTTCTCATCTTTGGACGACAATCCAACTCCTTCCTGTGTTGTTTCTGCATCATCATAGAATCCCAATCCTCTGTGTGAGCTCTCATCCATTGAGAAACCAGCACTGTAGTCTCCAGCATAGTCTACTTCACGAGAATCTTTAATCTGTCCAACATCTAGAGACAAAGGGGTTGTGCAATCATAAATACATCCCTCATTTTGAGGTTCCTTATTTGGGCCTTCATCTATGAAAGCAACAATCTGAGTTTCCTTCGTATCAACCAAAAGAATAGGCTGTTCTCGATCCAACTTGTCATCTTTTACTCCCTCACTATGCACTGCATCTATCTGGAAAAAAAGAAATAGATAATATCATCAGCaaaattttttgtaatttttatttttattttatgataGGAAATTGACCAACGATAAACAAATGTAAACAGTGGAAATGCATTCTGAAAATTGTTACAATATTGTCAGGAAAATACCCTCGAAAATGGATAAATAGCCCACAACCGAATTCCATACTCGATCAACTTGAGGAAATGCTAATCCTTAATACATACTGGGCAGATAGTTAAGCAGAAAAAAATTTATAACGCTAAAAAGAGTCTTACCATCCAAATCCATCAGAAAAAATAATTAGAAAATCCAATTTCCTAGTCCTTTTTTCTTATCATGACCAAATTTCCCGTCTTTAGCCCATAACAACTGGGATCAAGCAAATATTTGATTAAAATCCAAACTATTAAACTAGAATTGGCGTTCAGAAATAAATTATTAAACCATTCTTCAATAAAAACTCAATCTTTGACAATTAAAAAACCTAAAAAGGATAAGTTATATGCACTGACGGTGTAAGATCTATATAAGAGAGACTATTAGGTGAGAATATGTTTTAGTCATGTTAGCGCTTTCGCGTCCTATGTTTGTTTAACATCCTATGTCTTATAGGAGTTGTTTAGTCTTTCAAAAATTTAGAAAGTACAATGAACTTCTAGTActttttacttttattattaCTTTGTTTTGTATATTATTGGCCTGAGATGAGTTTATATGAAGTATCATGATCAGCGAGGATTCATAAAGCCGATCCCGACCTGTTTGGGACTGAAgcttagttgttgttgttgcactattggtgtaaaatttctTTACGCGTGATAGCAGGTTAGTTACCATCTTTAATATTTATCAAGAGGTTTAAAtgtaattacctaataagtgaccTGACTTTGCAAATAGTTTTTGCACCGTTAGTTCATAATACTTGAACTTTAACCTATCCATTCCTATAACCCTAGCAACAGCTACACATCATCacatttataaataaaaaaaacacaaagaaaacaaaACATACCACTGAATCTGCAGAAGGGTATATATAACGAATCTCATTTCCTCTACTTTTCTTTGATTCGCTCTTTGAACTCGAAGCATTCTTCGAGCTGCTAACAGCTGTATTATTACGATCCCTTGAATTACTTCCATTTCCACTCTTCAAATTCCTccctaaattcccaaattaaataaataaacaattacaGTTTAAATTCAAAAGTATATACAAATgattcagaaagaaaaaaaaaacaagaacctCTTGAAGGAGGAGAATTGTAAACGGCCCAATCAGATAAGACTCCGCCTTCAACGAACAAGCCCCGGCCCGAATAAGATGGGTTCCTGGGCTTTCGGGTTTTGGCTTTATTGGAGCTTTTTCTGTTTTTTCCTCCCATTTTTTGTACGTCGGCGAACGCCGTGAACGACGGAGAGAGATAGCGGAGCTCGGAGATGAGTTTTTTGATCGTAGATTGAAGAAAAGGGTAAAAGAGGGTGAAGAGGTTGGATTCAGTGTGATGAGGTGTTCGTCTTCTTGTGTGAGGTTGATCTGAAAATGCCAAATACATAAACAGCCCCTTAACTTGGTATCGTTTTTCACCTAGCCCCCTCAACTATGCCTCGCACCTATTGGCCACCTGAATCAATTACATAATGTGCCTATTGAGCACAATTCACTCATATTTTTAAAAAACTAGAGCGCGTGTTTTTAATGTTGTTTAAGATGACTTGTTCAACATGCCATCGACGAGACCGTAACCAAGGCATATTGACATGCAAATAAAAAATACACACTCTAACTTTTCAAAGGATGTGTGAGTTGTGCACAATAGGCACGTTATGTATTTGATTAAGGTGGCTAATAGATCTTAGATAGTTGAAGGGGTTAGATATAAAATGGTGTCAAGCTTAAGGGGATTGTTTTATGTGTCGCCATCTGAAAtgttgtacatttttatttgggaTAATTAGACTTTGATATCCCTTATGTAGAAAATATAATCCAGATTTCAAGACCACAACATAATTTATTTAGAGATATAGATTAAAAAGTAAATCTAGTTCCAAGATCTAGAAAGTTGTGAATGCAATTAGTGAAGCTAGATCGAGATGTGGAATATCTATGAACTACTTTTAGAACTATATTAATCTCGAATATGGAGTAATAGTTTAAATGTAATATAACACATTGTTGCTTGAATAGCTTATACTATTCCCCCTTTATTGAGTAGGGTTGGAATAGTATAAATGTTAGTTGTGGGTGTTATATGTAAATAGAGAAAGAAGCAAATATGATCGGAAGGAATCTTCTCCAAGATATGCTAACATTCTTCGACTGTGAAGTTAGCACGTCTTAAAGTAAGCATAAAATATCAAATATGTGAAGCCATAGAAGAATATTTGAAGCGCAAAAaaaaaggagggggggggggggggtgttcttGGAGTAGTAGGAAATGGTTAGCCTCGACACTACAGTCATTTAGAAAATAACACTAATTCCTTTCGTGTCACTATTTTATTATTAGTCAgtcattaattttttttaatatttataaaataatttaactttaaatttttcaTTCTAACGATACatttaaaatcacaaattctaAAAAATAAATCTTAAATTCTATGCTCAATCAAATAACGTCATAGGTGAATGTATACCATTTCGTTTCCGAGAACATTGGAGCTATGATTTTATTTTGAAATGGTTTTAGATATTTCCTTTTGATAATTAACGAATAGCACGTGAAGTCCAATTGAGAATCAAAGTCGTATATCTTAGTTTATGACATTTTTATCGTTAAACTACACATTATCTTACATAAACTAAGagagtgtttggctaagcttataagctggtcaaactggcttataagcaaTTTTTGGCTTATATACGCgattggtaaaattaaaagtgcttataagttaagtgcttataagccaaaaataagccaaaagtcataagCTGGTCTCctccaacttatcaaatttcagcttataagcattttaggtttgaccaagatatttactattttatccctaaaatactttttttaaaacaaaactcttcatATAGTCAGTTCTTcagctgcttattattaattCAGCACTTTTATCAAATacataactgcttattttttaaatcagtttcaacacttaaaagtgtttttcagcacctaatgcttatcagctactctaaatcagctaagccaaacgggctctaatTAATCTCTTAGAAGCGCATGAAGGGCAAAAAAATGTTGGTTCCGTACACTATCATGTACATCTCAAGCTATCACGCCATAATAAAACTAATCAACCAAATAATATGTTCATAAATATTCAGTAGTACATGGATTATTTTTTGTTGAGTGTTTGATTCGTTACACTAaacttgaatatatatatataatatcatTTAAACTAAAAGGCAATAAATTTATAATTATACGTTTCAATGCTTGACCTTTATAGGCTTTTAGGGAAAAGATAACGATAATTTTATCCTTTTAGTGCTTTATCCATGTATAATATATACATAGATAGTTATTCCACGTGTTTGGTGATATAAAATAATACACCACACAGCATAAACTATTTTACGTTGGAAATTAAAATAATATATCTGTATATATTAAAAGTGAGAATTCCAAAACTTAAAAGTTAAATTACCTAAATATCCTTCTAAATAAGTTAAATACCCTACTTATTAAGAAAATTATAATATAATTTaaatatatttataactaataaTATCTATTCAAAATTAAGGACAATTGAGAGTTGATCTACAACAATCGTGATGCTCTGACCTAGAGCTCATGCATGGAGGAATTTTCTAGAAGCAAACGATagaagagaggaagaagaaagctTTCTCATTAGCTTGAAAGAGTACAAGTGAGTTGCCTTTATAGACCCATACACACGTGACTATCACGTGTCTTTAACCACCACTAACAATGTTTAACTAGCTTTAATAACAGCTGTACATTAGCTGGATTATTGCACACTAACACAGCCAGTTATTCAACTAACTATTTCAATACTCCCCTCAAGCTGAAGGGTGGAATACATCAAACACTCCAAGGTTGAATAAAAGCCGCTGGTGCTAAGCAATTCCCAAAGCCTTTGTCAGAAGTTCTGCCAATTGAGCTTTGGTGTTGATATGCTCAGGCAATACTAGACCATCTTTAATGGTGCCTCGAATAAAATAGCAGTCTGTCTCTATATGTTTCGTTCTTTCATGATAGATGAGATTGGATGCAATTTGGATAGTTGTTTTTCTATCACAAAATAATTTCACAGGCTTAGTGACAGATACATTCAGCTCTTCTAACAGTCCAGTTAACCAAATCACCTCTGAAACTGCAGCGTCATACTTCTATATTCTGCCTCTGCTGAGCTTCTACTCACAGTATGTTGCTTTTTTGATTTTCATGATATAAGAGAATCCCCCAGCTTCACAATGTACCCAGTCACCGACCATCTGGTATTTGGGCAGGCTGCCCAATCACTATCACAGTACACAGTCAACTGTGTGCATGGACTATTTTTCAGCAGAATACCCTAACCATGTGACCCGTTCAAGTACCTTACCAATCTAAGTGTTTCTTCCCAATGTGAGACCTTAAGTTGCTGCATGAATTGGCTAAGCACTTGTACAACAAAGCTGATATCTGGTCTGGTGATAGTGAGATAGATCAGTCTTCCAATAAGCTTCTGATATGAGGTAATGTCTGTAAGAATAGGATCTGTGATTCCTCCTACATGTGCATCATAGTCTACTGTGGTAAACTTAGCATTTACTTCTAAGGGTGTATTCACTGGTTTGGCTCCACTTAAGCAACCATCATAAATTAGCTCAAGGGTATACTTTCTTTGATTAAGTAGTATCCCCTTCTGAGATCTCAGAACTTCAATCCCCAAGAAATATTTGAGTTCACCTAGATCTTTTACCTTGAAGTTCTTATGTAGTGTTTGTTTTGCTTGATCAACTAATCTTCCACTATTTCTATTAAAGGAGATAATCCACGTATACTAGAATGATAGCTATCTCCTTACCTTCTTTTCTAGTAAATAAAGAATGATCATAGGGACTCTGAATGTAGTTAGCTACTAAAAGAGCATCAGTCAGCTTTATGTTTCCATTGCCTGGATGGATGTTTCAAACTATATAATTCTTTGAGAAGCTTACACGCCTTATACTCCCCCTGGCTTTGGAATCCCTGAGGTAGAGCCATGCAGACTTCTTCCAATAAATATCCTTGCATGAAAGCATTATTGACATCCATTTGACATATAGGCCAATTGTGTGAAGCTGCAACACCAATCATTGTCCTGATAGttaccatcttggcaactggggAAAAGGTTTCATGTTAATCTGATCCCTCTTGCCGAGTGTAGCCTTTAGCTACAAGCCTTGCCTTATACTTGTCTACTTCTCCATTTGGCTTATACTTGATCTTATACACCCATTTTGGCCCAACTACTTGCTTCCCTTTAGGTAGGTCTACTAGCTCCCAAGTCTGATTTTGTTCCAATGCATTAATTTCTTGTTGCATAGCTTCAATCTATTTCTGATCTTTGGATGCTTCATTGAAGGTTTTTGGTTCTGCATGAGCTGAGAATAGGCTGAGATACTCTTGATAGGCTGCATACAAGTGATCATACCCCATATAATTGGCAATAGGGTATGAACATAAGGTGGCTTTGCTACAGTGGTGACATAATCTTTGAGCCAAATAAGCGGCTTGATTACTCTCTTTCCTCTGCCACAGTCAGGCATTTGTTCATCAATACTAAATTCTCCAGCTGGTTCTGAATCCTGCATAAGTTCTATAGGATCTGCTGATGTATTGGACTGTGAAGGAGTGGCATAATCTTTTGTGTTTGCAATTTCTGCTATCCGCATCTCATGATCAGCATTAGAAACTAATTTTGCTGCTTCCTCCAATCCGGCAGAGTTATCTACTTATTGAACTAGAAGAGGTTAATCCTTATACATATTATAATCTTGTGTATGTTTGACATTGATTGTGTATAAACAACACC
The Nicotiana sylvestris chromosome 11, ASM39365v2, whole genome shotgun sequence DNA segment above includes these coding regions:
- the LOC104219993 gene encoding uncharacterized protein; this translates as MGGKNRKSSNKAKTRKPRNPSYSGRGLFVEGGVLSDWAVYNSPPSRGRNLKSGNGSNSRDRNNTAVSSSKNASSSKSESKKSRGNEIRYIYPSADSVIDAVHSEGVKDDKLDREQPILLVDTKETQIVAFIDEGPNKEPQNEGCIYDCTTPLSLDVGQIKDSREVDYAGDYSAGFSMDESSHRGLGFYDDAETTQEGVGLSSKDEKENPSFESSSFEEDMDADGDFPGGADVEMDNDLPAETSSPVENEGFLSIGGLRLYTHDLSDEESNGDDEDISSEDGSSCSSESEESDQSSESDGSSNSDSDVDEEVAADYYESTGGMSNVIDVKQLVGQVPSSGSDDSFDETVEKLGGIDLQEASREYGMKKKPQTERKYRGGQKSTPSKHVRGSDLEGLMFVKDPRTVSGKKKHAAKFPQSWPFESQKSKHFGRIPGAKKKHRKEMMALKRRERMLRRGVDLQKINSKLQQMVLDGADMFSFQPMHSRDCSQVQRVAAIYRLRSVSQGSGKKRFVTVTKTHHTSMPSASDKIRLDKLIGAGDEDSDFTVTGIQNQRKDGYAAKKSSMGSGGQSGPSKLFKTSVNPRARTDSSKKRRDQKTGSYASLPVSFISSGMMRSETVEEKPIETTETTNSFHEMKVVTNSIEYGAFEMHTTGFGSKMMAKMGYEEGRGLGKDGQGISEPIEARQRPKALGLGAEIPETSSGSAKKDFLPKSAVRSAEVVGRSAKSSRKESSIGFAGFEMHTKGFGSKMMAKMGFVEGTGLGKNSQGIVNPLVAVRRPKSQGLGAKVR